A single Streptomyces sp. 2114.4 DNA region contains:
- a CDS encoding DUF1876 domain-containing protein codes for MTATKTWNAEISITETGGEVRAEARLRGKEDGQMVGQGEARCNPADENVPAIGDELAVARAMSDLSHQLVQRAAHDIEVHTARPVERLRA; via the coding sequence GTGACTGCCACGAAGACATGGAACGCCGAGATCAGCATCACCGAGACCGGGGGCGAGGTCCGGGCCGAGGCCAGGCTGCGCGGCAAGGAGGACGGGCAGATGGTGGGCCAGGGGGAGGCCCGTTGCAATCCCGCCGATGAGAACGTCCCGGCCATCGGGGACGAGCTGGCGGTGGCCCGCGCGATGTCGGATCTGAGCCATCAGCTGGTGCAGCGCGCCGCGCACGACATCGAAGTGCACACGGCCCGGCCGGTGGAGCGCCTGCGCGCCTGA
- a CDS encoding CGNR zinc finger domain-containing protein: MKQNDYGRLGAVLSADLINLPEMSAASVQSLLEAHRIRRPAVVDADVDGFRGWRDQLARVFGSTDADAQCSAVNALLVAATLRPWVTTHDGLQPHLHFVPDAADVLSRVKAVTAGGLAFVLCWEGGARLGRCLRAECARAYVDTSRNGRRRYCTARCGNTEAVMRHRSRSPGLRP; the protein is encoded by the coding sequence GTGAAGCAGAACGACTACGGCCGTCTCGGGGCCGTGCTGTCCGCCGATCTGATCAACCTGCCCGAGATGAGCGCGGCAAGTGTGCAGAGCCTGCTGGAGGCACACCGGATCCGTCGCCCGGCAGTCGTCGACGCCGACGTGGACGGCTTCCGCGGCTGGCGGGATCAACTGGCCCGCGTTTTCGGTTCCACGGATGCCGACGCGCAGTGCTCGGCCGTGAACGCCCTGCTGGTGGCGGCGACCCTGCGCCCCTGGGTGACCACCCATGACGGCCTCCAGCCCCACCTCCACTTCGTACCGGACGCGGCCGACGTGTTGTCCAGGGTCAAGGCAGTCACCGCCGGTGGCCTCGCCTTCGTCCTGTGCTGGGAAGGGGGCGCACGGCTCGGACGGTGCCTGCGCGCCGAGTGCGCCCGCGCCTATGTGGACACGTCCAGGAACGGGCGGCGGCGGTACTGCACGGCACGCTGCGGGAACACCGAAGCGGTGATGCGACATCGGTCCCGGTCGCCGGGCCTTAGGCCGTAG